GGCTTTTGTGTAttttgaactttttctttcttttagttgatatttgaatttttaaagtgTGATCTACCCTTTATACTGCCTATTCTTATAAATCTGAAACATTCTGCTAaacttttttttcaagaaaagctAAGAACCCAGGAGGATCAAATGCATTtccatacattttatttcttgtctGACACTAGTACTagagtataaaaatatatgatcatgtcttgatattttctttattatgacttcaaaagttaaaaaaaagtgaataaaatgttGGAAGAATTTGAAATTTGGTACTTCACTAATACTTTAAAAGAGTCGTATCTCTTTAATAGATATTAAAAAGCATAAATTGCTTTGTCTCACTTTCACTCAGTGTCACTTTTGGTATGAAGATGCAAGTGCCACAGTTGTTCGAGTTGGAAAATATTCCACAGAATGCAAGACAAAAGACGCTGTGGCAATTCTCCGCCAGCAGTTTAATAAGTTTATCACCCCTTCAGTACCCCAACAAGAAAAAAGGGTTCAGGAGCTCATTGACATTGCCCAGCATTTATATGGTGagcactctgtctctctgtctactctctgtctgtctgtctgtctgtctgtctctcatctccaGTGATAGAGACCTGAGGATCAGTGTTTTAAGTGTCAGTGAGATCTCTTCTAACTACTAGGCTAAAAACCAGAGCATGGCAATCACATACATCCGCTCCACATCAGCCCATTCTCGACAAAGATACAGATAAGAGCCCACTATTTGCAGAAGTAAGTAGTAACAGGAATGGAGGAAAGAGATTCTAACTGCCAGAGAAGACCAGCTGATATGCAAACCCTCCTTTTTAGTTTCTTGTCTCCCCAAATTTCTGTAGCTCACtctcaataaattataaagttaagACAAAAGTCTACAACATGAGGATTGTAAGAAAGGGCcagaaatggatttttaaaaagataattatgGATATAAAAATGAATCTGCATTTCCCCCTTGTCTTCTTTTCACTTGTGCAATTAGAAAAACTCAAATTGGCCGCCCCGCCCCGCGTCCCGGACGCCCCTGGTTCCTGCTCACAGCACTGTCTTCAGCCATGGCCTTGGGCTTCCGTTGCTTCCGCTGCGTCCACCCTGCCCTTTACAGCTCTCTTGCAGCCTTCACCAGACCTATTTCAGAAGTTACGCTGAAGACAGTGAACACAAGTCAAAATGACCTTAGGCAGAACATAACTTGCCCAGCTGTACCCAGCCGCCATTTTGCTACCAAGAAAGCCAAAGCCAAAGGGAAAGGACAGCCCCAAACCAGAGTGAATCTTAACACTGCTTTGGTTGAAGATATTATCAGCCTGGAAGAGGTGGACGGAGAAATGAAGTCTGTGATAGAAGCGCTCAAGGATACATTCAATAAAACTGTCAACATAAGGACCTCGCCAGGGTCCCTTGATCATATCACCGTGGTCACTGCAGATGGGAAACTTGCGTTAAATCAGATTGGCCAGATCTCCATGAAGTCTCCCCAGCTAATTCTGGTGAATATGGCCAGCTTCCCAGAGTGTACAGCTGCAGCTGTCAAGGCTATAAGAGAAAGTGGAATGAATCTGAACCCAGAAGTGGAAGGGACGCTTATCCGGGTTCCCATTCCCAAGGTGACACGAGAGCACAGGGAAATGATGGTGAAACTGGCCAAGCAGAGTACCAACAAGGCCAAAGACTCCCTGCGGAAGGTTCGTACCAATGCGACCAATAAGCTGAAGAAATCAAAGGACAAGGTCTCCGAGGACACCCTCAGGCTCATAGAGAAACAGATCAGCCAAATGGCCGACGACACAGTTGCTGAGCTGGACCGACATCTGGCAGTGAAGACCAAAGAGCTCCTTGGGTGACAGAGTCAGAGGCAGGCGGTGCTCCAGAGCCTGCTTTCAGCGTGTCCAGGGTTGGCAGACGGCCCCTCTCTCCCCATCCACGTGGGAGACCATTGCCATGTGGCCAGTCCTTGGGAGTCCCAGCCTTCTTTTACCACCTCAatcgtttttttggggggtttgggtcacacctggtggtgctcaggggttcctcctggctctgcgctcagaaactgctcctggcaggcttggaggaaacatgcaggatgcaggggatcctacccaggtcagtcctgcgtacaaggtcagctgcatacaaggcaaacttcctacttgctgtgccatcactctggcccctgtggtcTAAGAATTTCTCTGGTCAAAGAATTTCCATTTCACACAGGAGGACCTTGATTCGGTGCACTTGCCAGGCAAGCTGGACATTTAGCAGGACATTTAGCACCACCGGCTGCTCATTCCTGGACCCTCCTCTTCCAGTCATTCAGGCCCATCCCCAACTTTGAACGCTACTTAGGGTTTTGGGATAATGTGAATTTTTCTTGTGGGTGGAGACCTTTGGTGGAAGTTCGTATACCTGGagataaaatctaaataaattagaGTCTCagccacaaaggaaaaaaaaaaaaaaaagaaaaactcaaattaCTATCCTCCTTGCTATTACATATGCTGTTCTCTTCTTATCTAGAAATGATAGTTGAGTTGTTAGCCCAAAAAGTCAGAGCTCAAGAAGGTCTAATTGACAAAGCCTCTTAAATGATAAGGATTCTTGAGGATTTTGAGAAATAACACATGTGGATTATCTGATACTGTTATCTATGAGCCCAAAAAGAATTCCCAGAGACAAGGCAAATCcttaaaaaaagacaacaacaggCAATACAAAATACTGCACTTGGCTCTCCAGAAATGCTGccaaatgtatatttttcttataaaataaagtgCCCTTTATGAATACCGTAAAATGGTGTATAACAATGTTTCTGATACATTTACTATCAGGAACCACTTTTTGTTATTACTTTTGATAATAAGTGATCTAAAagagaagacaaataaaaataataaaatattgaccGAGAAATCACCTGGAACAAAAAAGATATCTCATACAACACAGTACACTTTTGAGTAGTAATCACAAAACTGTACTCAAAAATTCTGAAAGTGGACCAGAGGAATAACACAGTAGATTGAGCaatttgcctagcatgtagctAACTTGA
This is a stretch of genomic DNA from Suncus etruscus isolate mSunEtr1 chromosome 5, mSunEtr1.pri.cur, whole genome shotgun sequence. It encodes these proteins:
- the LOC126009129 gene encoding ribosome-recycling factor, mitochondrial-like isoform X1; the encoded protein is MALGFRCFRCVHPALYSSLAAFTRPISEVTLKTVNTSQNDLRQNITCPAVPSRHFATKKAKAKGKGQPQTRVNLNTALVEDIISLEEVDGEMKSVIEALKDTFNKTVNIRTSPGSLDHITVVTADGKLALNQIGQISMKSPQLILVNMASFPECTAAAVKAIRESGMNLNPEVEGTLIRVPIPKVTREHREMMVKLAKQSTNKAKDSLRKVRTNATNKLKKSKDKVSEDTLRLIEKQISQMADDTVAELDRHLAVKTKELLG
- the LOC126009129 gene encoding ribosome-recycling factor, mitochondrial-like isoform X2, whose translation is MALGFRCFRCVHPALYSSLAAFTRPISEVTLKTVNTSQNDLRQNITCPAVPSRHFATKKAKAKGKGQPQTRVNLNTALVEDIISLEEVDGEMKSVIEALKDTFNKTVNIRTSPGSLDHITVVTADGKLALNQIGQISMKSPQLILVNMASFPECTAAAVKAIRESGMNLNPEVEGTLIRVPIPKRNRSAKWPTTQLLSWTDIWQ